The following are encoded in a window of Amycolatopsis lexingtonensis genomic DNA:
- a CDS encoding ATP-binding cassette domain-containing protein yields MITLRALTKRYGEKTVVDALTCDVEPGRVTGFLGPNGAGKSTTMRMTVGLDHPQQGEALVGGRRYADLRHPLREVGALLDAKALHPGRSAGKHLLAMARSNGIPAARVEEVLATVGLSDVAGKRAGQFSLGMGQRLGIAGALLGDPGVLMFDEPVNGLDPDGVRWVRQLMRSLAAEGRTVFVSSHLMSEMQLTADHLVVIGKGKLLADAPVAEFIAGNSRTTVSVRVPAAAELSTLDTRLRAEGGLTHPGEPGELVVDGVGVTRVGDLAHELGIRLHGLTERTASLEQAYMELTASSVEYGVPA; encoded by the coding sequence ATGATCACGCTTCGCGCGCTCACGAAGCGGTACGGGGAGAAGACGGTCGTCGACGCGCTCACGTGCGACGTCGAACCGGGGCGGGTGACGGGGTTCCTCGGGCCCAACGGCGCCGGGAAGTCGACGACCATGCGGATGACCGTCGGCCTCGACCACCCGCAGCAGGGCGAAGCCCTCGTCGGCGGACGGCGCTACGCCGACCTGCGGCACCCGCTGCGCGAGGTCGGCGCGCTGCTCGACGCCAAGGCGCTGCACCCCGGCCGCAGCGCCGGCAAGCACCTGCTGGCCATGGCGCGCAGCAACGGGATCCCGGCCGCGCGCGTCGAAGAGGTCCTGGCGACCGTCGGGCTTTCCGACGTCGCCGGCAAGCGGGCCGGCCAGTTCTCCCTCGGCATGGGGCAGCGGCTCGGCATCGCGGGCGCGCTGCTCGGCGACCCCGGCGTCCTGATGTTCGACGAGCCGGTCAACGGCCTCGACCCGGACGGCGTCCGCTGGGTCCGGCAGCTGATGCGCTCGCTGGCGGCCGAGGGGCGGACGGTGTTCGTCTCCAGCCACCTGATGAGCGAGATGCAGCTGACCGCCGACCACCTGGTGGTGATCGGCAAGGGCAAGCTGCTGGCCGACGCCCCGGTCGCGGAGTTCATCGCGGGCAATTCCCGCACGACGGTCTCGGTGCGCGTCCCGGCGGCGGCCGAACTCTCCACTTTGGACACCCGGCTGCGCGCCGAGGGCGGGCTGACGCACCCCGGCGAGCCGGGCGAGCTGGTGGTGGACGGCGTCGGCGTCACCCGCGTCGGCGACCTGGCGCACGAACTGGGGATCCGCCTGCACGGCCTCACCGAGCGGACGGCGTCGCTCGAGCAGGCATACATGGAACTGACTGCTTCTTCGGTGGAATACGGGGTGCCGGCATGA
- the hrpB gene encoding ATP-dependent helicase HrpB yields MKLPDLPVRAVLPDVLAALDAHGTAVLVAPPGTGKTTLVPLALASDGGRVVVAEPRRLAARAAATRMAALLGEPVGETVGYAVRGDRKVSARTRVEVVTSGLLVRRVQGDPELPGVSTVLLDECHERHLDADLLLALLLDVRAGLRDDLRLLATSATVAAGRLASLLGNAPVVTAEARTYPISYSYLPPARGERVEACVARAVRTALSSGEGDVLAFLPGAGEIARTSNLLRLSDVDVLPLHGRLSAAHQDDALRPRDRRRVVLATAVAESSLTVPGVRAVVDSGLARVPRVDHRRGLPGLATVRVSAAVATQRSGRAGREGPGRAYRCWAENEQSLLPAYPEPEIRTAELARLALELACWSTPDGSGLAWWDPPGEGALAAGRALLETLGATSGGVVTARGRRMAELGLHPRLARALLDGAAEVGARNAAEVVALLDAGGTLTDVEAELRRLRSATDAPSRRWKQDARRLESLLTDRKSVKASFTGENAGKEAFTADPALVVALAHPERLAKRRPGGAPVYLMAGGTAAELPPGSGLDAEWLAVAEATRDPGRVHGTIRLAAAADERLAVRAGSVSEVDEVTWDGDVVARRVRKLGAIVLSERPLKDANVHDALVAGLRAEGLGLLRWRPDTTRLRERLAFLHEVLGPPWPAVDDAALLSDVDRWLDLSGARRKADLAAIDAGTALKALLPWPEAAKLDDLAPDRLEVPSGSHIRVDYRGDRPVLAVKLQETFGWTETPTLAGVPVVLHLLSPAGRPAAITADLAGFWTTGYPAVRADLRGRYPKHPWPEDPATAAPTRHTRRRG; encoded by the coding sequence GTGAAACTGCCCGACCTGCCGGTCCGCGCGGTGCTGCCCGACGTGCTGGCCGCGCTGGACGCCCACGGCACCGCGGTCCTCGTCGCGCCGCCCGGCACGGGGAAGACGACGCTGGTGCCCCTCGCCCTGGCTTCGGACGGCGGGCGCGTCGTGGTCGCCGAACCCCGCCGGCTGGCGGCGCGGGCCGCGGCGACGCGGATGGCCGCGCTGCTGGGCGAACCGGTCGGCGAGACCGTCGGCTACGCCGTGCGCGGCGACCGGAAGGTGTCCGCGCGGACCCGCGTCGAAGTCGTGACGTCGGGGCTGCTCGTGCGGCGGGTGCAGGGCGATCCGGAGCTGCCCGGCGTGTCGACGGTGCTGCTCGACGAATGCCACGAGCGGCACCTGGACGCGGACCTGCTGCTGGCGCTGCTCCTGGACGTCCGCGCCGGGCTGCGCGACGACCTCCGCCTGCTGGCGACGTCGGCGACGGTCGCGGCCGGGCGGCTGGCGTCGCTGCTCGGGAACGCACCGGTCGTCACGGCCGAAGCGCGGACTTACCCGATCTCGTACTCGTACCTGCCCCCGGCGCGGGGCGAACGCGTCGAGGCGTGCGTCGCCCGCGCGGTGCGGACGGCGTTGTCGTCGGGCGAAGGCGACGTGCTCGCGTTCCTCCCCGGCGCGGGGGAAATCGCGCGGACGTCGAATCTGCTGCGGTTGTCCGATGTGGACGTTCTCCCGCTGCACGGCCGGTTGTCGGCGGCCCACCAGGACGACGCGCTGCGGCCGCGTGACCGACGGCGGGTGGTGCTGGCGACGGCGGTGGCGGAGTCGAGCCTGACAGTGCCGGGCGTGCGCGCGGTGGTGGACTCGGGACTCGCGCGCGTGCCGCGGGTCGACCACCGGCGCGGGCTGCCCGGGCTGGCGACGGTCCGGGTGTCGGCGGCGGTCGCGACGCAGCGGTCGGGCCGCGCGGGTCGTGAGGGGCCCGGGCGGGCGTACCGCTGCTGGGCGGAGAACGAGCAGTCCTTGCTGCCCGCGTACCCGGAGCCGGAGATCCGCACGGCCGAGCTGGCGCGGCTGGCGCTGGAACTGGCGTGCTGGTCGACGCCGGACGGCAGCGGGCTGGCCTGGTGGGACCCGCCGGGCGAGGGCGCGCTGGCGGCGGGCCGCGCATTGCTGGAGACGCTCGGGGCGACCTCCGGCGGCGTGGTGACCGCACGCGGGCGGCGGATGGCGGAGCTGGGCCTGCACCCGCGGCTGGCGCGGGCGCTGCTGGACGGCGCCGCGGAAGTCGGCGCCCGCAACGCGGCGGAAGTGGTGGCCCTGCTGGACGCGGGCGGCACGCTGACCGACGTCGAAGCCGAACTCCGGCGGCTGCGCTCGGCGACCGACGCCCCCTCCCGCCGCTGGAAACAAGATGCCCGCCGCCTCGAGTCCCTGCTCACGGACCGCAAGTCCGTGAAGGCCTCCTTCACGGGCGAAAACGCCGGTAAGGAGGCCTTCACGGCCGATCCGGCGCTGGTCGTCGCGCTCGCGCACCCCGAGCGGCTCGCGAAACGGCGTCCCGGCGGCGCTCCGGTGTACCTCATGGCGGGCGGCACCGCGGCCGAACTCCCGCCGGGCAGCGGTCTCGACGCCGAATGGCTGGCCGTCGCCGAAGCGACACGGGACCCCGGCCGCGTCCACGGCACCATCCGCCTCGCCGCGGCCGCCGACGAACGCCTCGCCGTCCGCGCCGGCTCGGTGTCCGAAGTGGACGAAGTCACCTGGGACGGCGACGTCGTCGCCCGGCGCGTCCGCAAGCTCGGCGCGATCGTCCTGTCCGAGCGGCCGCTCAAGGACGCGAACGTCCACGACGCCCTCGTCGCCGGCCTCCGCGCCGAAGGGCTGGGCCTCCTCAGGTGGCGCCCGGACACGACCCGCCTGCGCGAACGGCTCGCGTTCCTGCACGAGGTCCTCGGCCCGCCGTGGCCCGCGGTGGACGACGCCGCTTTGCTGTCCGATGTGGACCGCTGGCTGGACCTGTCCGGCGCCCGCCGGAAAGCGGACCTCGCCGCCATCGACGCCGGCACCGCCCTCAAGGCTCTCCTCCCCTGGCCCGAAGCGGCCAAGCTCGACGACCTCGCCCCGGACCGCCTGGAAGTCCCGTCGGGCTCCCACATCCGCGTCGACTACCGCGGCGACCGGCCGGTCCTCGCCGTCAAGTTGCAGGAGACGTTCGGCTGGACCGAAACGCCCACGCTCGCCGGCGTCCCGGTGGTGCTGCACCTGCTGTCCCCCGCCGGCCGCCCGGCCGCGATCACCGCGGACCTCGCGGGCTTCTGGACGACCGGCTACCCGGCCGTGCGCGCCGACCTGCGCGGCCGCTACCCGAAGCACCCCTGGCCGGAAGACCCGGCCACCGCCGCCCCGACGCGGCACACCCGGCGCCGCGGCTGA